The Endozoicomonas montiporae CL-33 genome contains a region encoding:
- a CDS encoding DUF2007 domain-containing protein codes for MIKIYSPENVMEAQCLKDFLEQQRINCFIGGQYLAGAIGELPVTGLLGLYVEEIDAELAKSLICDYLSATPVFHSK; via the coding sequence ATGATCAAAATATACAGTCCCGAAAATGTCATGGAAGCGCAATGTCTGAAAGACTTTCTTGAACAACAGCGCATTAACTGTTTTATAGGAGGTCAATATCTGGCAGGTGCGATCGGTGAACTACCAGTGACCGGCCTTCTCGGGCTGTATGTTGAAGAGATTGACGCAGAGCTGGCGAAAAGTCTGATCTGTGACTACCTCAGTGCAACGCCTGTTTTTCATAGTAAATAA
- a CDS encoding 1-acyl-sn-glycerol-3-phosphate acyltransferase: MERFDEIRPYHDDEVRPTLERLLQDHELLHALSHHQFPRLSQWLGGIMYWLTGRGLRSRLKDVHNIDALQKVIEPYLSQVIESTTSHITYSGIENLKPGVAYTYLSNHRDIVMDPAFVNYGVYKNGMDTVRIAIGDNLLQRPFVSDLMRLNKSFIVKRSVSGRREKLKAFQTLSAYIHHSIDTGHSVWIAQSEGRAKDGNDLTDSAIIKMFHMSRKGADTSFSDSIRSMNIVPVAISYEYDPCDTMKARELYETEHNGSYMKSEGEDMHSIVKGIEGQKGHVHIAFGTPLTGDYDSANDVVMEVDRQIHKNYQLQPANLFAWKAMKNLHTGAPVPDLNSLFPDVDLDSKRSEFEQRLAAADNDHRKWLLTMYATPVFNRYA, from the coding sequence ATGGAACGCTTCGACGAAATAAGACCCTATCACGATGATGAAGTACGCCCGACGCTTGAACGACTGCTTCAGGATCATGAGTTACTGCACGCACTGTCACATCATCAATTCCCACGCCTGTCCCAGTGGCTCGGCGGCATCATGTACTGGCTGACAGGCAGAGGCCTGCGCTCCCGCCTTAAAGACGTTCACAATATCGATGCCCTGCAGAAAGTGATTGAGCCGTATCTGTCTCAGGTGATTGAATCCACCACCAGTCACATCACCTATTCAGGCATTGAAAACCTGAAGCCAGGTGTTGCCTACACTTACCTGTCCAATCATCGCGATATCGTTATGGATCCGGCTTTTGTGAATTACGGCGTTTATAAAAACGGTATGGATACCGTTCGTATTGCCATTGGCGACAATCTGCTACAGCGACCGTTCGTGAGTGACCTGATGCGCCTTAACAAAAGCTTTATTGTTAAGCGTTCGGTGTCCGGGCGCCGGGAAAAACTGAAGGCTTTCCAGACCTTGTCGGCCTATATCCACCACTCCATCGACACCGGTCATTCCGTCTGGATTGCCCAGAGTGAAGGCCGGGCCAAAGACGGCAATGACCTGACCGACAGCGCCATCATCAAGATGTTTCATATGAGTCGCAAAGGGGCTGACACTTCTTTTTCAGACAGTATTCGCTCCATGAACATTGTGCCAGTGGCTATTTCCTATGAGTACGACCCCTGCGACACCATGAAAGCCAGAGAACTGTATGAAACCGAGCACAACGGTAGCTACATGAAATCGGAAGGCGAAGACATGCACAGCATCGTTAAAGGCATCGAAGGCCAGAAAGGCCATGTCCACATTGCTTTTGGCACACCACTGACAGGCGACTATGACTCGGCGAATGATGTAGTGATGGAAGTTGACCGACAAATTCATAAGAACTATCAGCTGCAGCCTGCCAACCTTTTTGCCTGGAAAGCCATGAAAAACCTGCACACAGGCGCTCCGGTTCCAGACCTGAACAGCTTGTTTCCCGATGTGGATCTGGATAGCAAACGATCGGAGTTTGAGCAGAGGCTGGCAGCTGCAGACAATGATCATCGCAAATGGTTGCTAACCATGTACGCGACACCCGTCTTTAATCGTTATGCATAA
- a CDS encoding OTU domain-containing protein, translating to MKSGNNRRQGSGGFVCCLALLLLFCSSLMFTAASVWAGGNEDTPPNFLSTLQLLNLRRDEFIDAILMLMARRQDQSVLMDSMHYYRMIVRSPRVSSSPKPGSPAKKSKVEGHFLSPSRKSSSSSTPPFSPKRASGLFSSSPQPMCPARFSFSPESGVSSGSSSPIAMTFRSRNRSSNDFGGRLSMGLSNLALLSLPTDTSQSSGISGEGKDDFVEGDVFGMSMELSESDRPIKKESTQGALKKDQAGRNFRPAGFGLSFFIEKDYIKEDETDSVLNELAKSPSKFDTAEAASDSPLGRSPALLSGLDSGKLHKDLIDRNRARNKRRRSSQPNIDESEQVVGSPPGWYIQSGPKAKVFDCDRIDLFNDAKFGKAYKEYAHWCRYYRNIPQPADREADFFEVFVRVIDDRKPRSDRAYIHDDMLCIVTSLGDSGTPMTFEFCAKFQRYEQYSLAALARNEYKSAARASPTDQAFDASVELFLREFENNARFEMFNECEQQVIKVDGYDKDILFRCIGRGQCKAVFEIDELFPGLAFSWQRGHTQDSARLLEGLQSASLTVYEELAMGRDPKTRELLDTDQIKKPPHKSIDSTRMPSVYRLIPAVDGSTTVVEIQHRIKPENLAQTYIVEALRHGLDHAVEIKVKFREDIPTTVMDFNRVPKEGSYVAYNYEIMRYPLVNILEAIFETLIDQLIQFTNTLGEFRSLRNMPVSIGVDSKLPNYYVSFYMGADGSLKADLKNFDNEPPNLKLLDNGEPLYHGGPLFDCITDLFPDSHLQEDFVERVQKITAFRSLLKKLLASIAADYIKYQQGATFDFQWVIDQINDEAHSQEAGEPPVTWSEIEEYMEKSKRSHQAFRLYVWVCQLVAKFRPDRIKMPQAFIPVNHDQKDWLKRIQQKYERAIVGLILQNRLQELDQLLQAILSDEIDYPSDAPLPLTASPWLRQYMARFHVLEQRFGGLFSHYMNQMQGEDPVVSALEVLLDDFLNSTLESLDNDLANGYGAYCLSARLPVINQLEHKHFHSWWNAWRLVRLQCGTASRLTDAQQQRFVGQADPTFVFKALNESWNSTLQMVRFGSPQLAVAHLLGLNRDRARALLHRLLFTVRGDGAEPATQWLFDLRQWFDARQLSDGDHYRLLALFAGLLLKGDIHVFEFDGGRFIGVTVLGMSYDSSQSWVHSERFIPFEEVNLSHYSPGQRPEHYILFHNVIRGQTTGYSPQQLWWSVGVPLPPVQTDPDFDELLHPAQVYDVQNPVNRARLNQPAGHHADFLRQYIGNWRTLFVAAGFRVIHTPKDNSCLYHAIAEVLSRKLNRTIKADEVKAIIRQFLARLKHKFQLNMGAYNNQDPRVIEPYTGEELYLLNTMGGMLDVLDAEINVEGLWNDYNMVIVAANAFQTPLHFIVPHLAPIQNEAHAAVNVIQVNPAQDNQVIDAVPYEAVIFYTGGAHWEAAEPSGERGTSSLEGTFSEECAVHGLAAVLALLQAHGMNPVK from the coding sequence ATGAAGTCAGGTAATAACAGAAGACAGGGGTCAGGTGGTTTTGTTTGCTGTCTGGCTCTGCTGTTGTTGTTTTGTTCCAGTTTGATGTTCACTGCCGCGTCTGTCTGGGCAGGAGGAAATGAGGATACACCACCAAACTTTCTTTCTACACTTCAGTTGCTGAATTTGAGGCGTGACGAGTTTATTGATGCGATATTGATGCTGATGGCAAGGCGACAGGATCAAAGTGTTCTGATGGATTCAATGCACTACTATCGCATGATAGTCAGATCCCCAAGAGTCTCTTCCTCTCCGAAACCTGGAAGTCCCGCAAAAAAGAGTAAGGTAGAAGGTCACTTTTTGTCACCGTCCCGTAAGTCGTCATCCAGTAGTACACCTCCGTTTTCGCCCAAACGGGCGTCGGGATTATTTTCCAGTTCGCCTCAGCCAATGTGTCCGGCTCGTTTTTCATTCAGTCCGGAGTCAGGCGTCTCTTCTGGCTCCAGTTCACCAATTGCGATGACTTTCAGGTCGAGAAACAGGTCTTCAAACGACTTTGGGGGGCGCCTGAGTATGGGGTTATCAAACTTGGCCCTGTTGTCTCTTCCTACTGATACCAGTCAGTCATCGGGTATTTCCGGTGAAGGGAAAGACGATTTTGTTGAGGGTGATGTTTTCGGTATGTCAATGGAACTGTCGGAGTCCGACAGACCAATAAAAAAAGAAAGTACACAGGGGGCTTTGAAAAAAGATCAGGCAGGCAGGAATTTCCGTCCGGCAGGTTTTGGTCTGAGTTTTTTTATTGAAAAAGACTATATCAAAGAAGATGAGACGGACTCTGTTTTGAACGAGTTGGCTAAATCTCCGTCGAAGTTTGATACCGCAGAGGCAGCAAGCGACAGCCCTCTGGGACGTAGCCCTGCTCTTCTGAGTGGTCTGGATTCGGGTAAGTTACACAAAGACCTGATTGACAGAAATCGTGCCCGAAACAAGCGTCGGCGCAGCTCTCAGCCTAACATTGATGAGTCTGAGCAGGTGGTCGGGTCGCCTCCTGGCTGGTATATACAGTCAGGCCCTAAAGCAAAGGTCTTCGACTGTGACAGGATTGACCTGTTTAATGATGCTAAATTTGGCAAAGCCTATAAGGAGTATGCTCATTGGTGTCGGTATTATCGAAACATTCCTCAGCCTGCGGATCGGGAAGCTGACTTTTTTGAAGTGTTTGTCAGAGTGATTGATGATAGAAAACCGAGGAGCGACAGAGCTTATATTCATGATGATATGTTGTGCATTGTTACCTCTCTGGGCGACTCTGGAACACCAATGACTTTTGAGTTTTGCGCCAAGTTCCAGAGGTATGAGCAATACAGTCTCGCAGCGCTGGCCAGAAATGAATACAAGTCGGCTGCAAGAGCCAGTCCGACTGACCAGGCTTTTGATGCGAGTGTTGAGCTTTTCCTGCGAGAATTCGAAAATAATGCCCGCTTTGAAATGTTCAACGAGTGTGAACAGCAAGTGATTAAAGTGGACGGATATGACAAAGACATTCTGTTTCGATGCATCGGGCGTGGGCAATGCAAGGCGGTCTTTGAAATCGATGAGCTGTTTCCCGGCCTTGCCTTTTCATGGCAGCGGGGTCATACCCAGGACAGTGCCAGACTGCTTGAAGGGCTTCAGTCGGCTAGCCTGACGGTTTACGAAGAGCTTGCCATGGGGCGGGATCCAAAAACCCGGGAGTTGCTCGATACCGACCAGATTAAGAAACCACCGCACAAAAGTATAGATTCCACCCGTATGCCCTCGGTCTATCGTCTGATCCCGGCTGTGGATGGTTCAACCACTGTCGTCGAGATTCAGCACCGGATAAAGCCTGAGAACCTGGCCCAGACTTATATTGTTGAAGCCCTGAGGCATGGGTTAGACCATGCTGTTGAGATAAAGGTGAAGTTCAGGGAAGATATTCCTACCACCGTTATGGACTTTAACCGCGTTCCGAAAGAGGGAAGCTATGTTGCTTATAACTATGAAATAATGCGCTACCCTCTCGTTAATATTTTAGAAGCGATTTTTGAAACACTGATTGACCAGCTGATTCAGTTTACCAACACACTGGGAGAGTTCAGATCATTACGAAATATGCCTGTCAGCATTGGTGTAGACTCAAAACTGCCAAACTATTACGTGTCTTTCTATATGGGTGCAGATGGTTCTCTGAAAGCCGACCTTAAAAATTTTGATAATGAACCGCCCAACCTTAAATTACTTGATAATGGTGAACCTCTTTATCACGGCGGCCCCTTATTCGACTGTATCACAGACCTGTTTCCAGACTCACACCTTCAAGAGGATTTCGTTGAGCGGGTACAGAAAATAACCGCATTTCGCAGTTTGCTAAAAAAACTTCTGGCCAGTATTGCTGCGGATTACATTAAGTATCAGCAGGGCGCTACCTTTGATTTTCAATGGGTGATTGATCAGATTAATGATGAAGCTCACAGTCAGGAAGCCGGAGAGCCGCCTGTGACCTGGAGTGAAATTGAAGAGTACATGGAGAAAAGCAAGAGATCCCATCAGGCTTTCCGGTTGTATGTGTGGGTGTGTCAGCTGGTCGCCAAATTCCGGCCCGATCGAATTAAAATGCCTCAGGCCTTTATTCCTGTCAATCACGACCAGAAAGACTGGCTAAAGCGTATTCAGCAGAAATATGAACGTGCTATTGTTGGCCTGATTTTGCAGAATCGCCTGCAAGAGCTGGATCAGCTCTTGCAGGCGATTCTTTCCGACGAGATTGATTACCCTTCCGACGCGCCTTTACCGTTAACAGCTTCGCCCTGGCTTCGGCAATACATGGCTCGTTTTCATGTTCTGGAACAGAGGTTTGGGGGGCTCTTTTCCCATTATATGAACCAGATGCAAGGTGAGGATCCGGTTGTGTCGGCTCTGGAGGTCTTGCTAGACGACTTTCTTAATTCAACATTGGAGTCGTTAGATAATGATTTAGCCAATGGATACGGTGCCTACTGCCTGAGTGCCCGGCTACCCGTTATCAACCAGTTAGAGCATAAGCACTTTCATAGTTGGTGGAACGCCTGGCGACTTGTGCGGCTGCAGTGCGGTACCGCTTCCCGGCTTACGGATGCACAGCAACAGCGGTTTGTCGGGCAGGCAGATCCAACGTTTGTATTCAAGGCATTGAATGAAAGCTGGAACAGTACTCTGCAGATGGTGCGCTTTGGTAGTCCACAACTGGCCGTTGCTCACCTGTTGGGTTTGAATCGTGACCGGGCCCGGGCACTGTTGCATCGCCTGCTGTTTACTGTACGTGGAGACGGGGCTGAGCCTGCAACCCAATGGCTTTTTGACCTGCGGCAATGGTTTGATGCCCGACAGTTATCCGATGGTGATCATTACAGGTTGTTAGCCTTGTTTGCCGGGCTGCTTTTGAAGGGCGACATTCATGTTTTTGAGTTCGATGGAGGCCGGTTTATAGGTGTGACTGTGTTGGGGATGAGTTATGACTCATCTCAAAGCTGGGTTCACAGTGAGAGATTTATTCCTTTTGAGGAGGTGAACCTGTCGCATTACTCCCCCGGACAAAGGCCGGAGCATTATATTTTATTTCACAATGTTATCCGGGGGCAGACTACTGGATATAGTCCACAGCAACTCTGGTGGAGTGTTGGCGTGCCCTTGCCTCCAGTGCAAACGGATCCTGATTTTGATGAGTTGCTTCACCCGGCACAGGTGTATGATGTTCAGAATCCGGTGAACCGGGCCCGGTTAAATCAGCCCGCCGGGCACCACGCCGACTTCCTGAGACAATATATTGGCAATTGGAGAACGCTGTTTGTGGCTGCCGGTTTCAGGGTTATTCATACCCCCAAAGATAATTCCTGTCTTTATCACGCCATTGCCGAAGTGTTGTCACGAAAGCTGAACCGAACCATCAAAGCTGACGAAGTAAAAGCAATAATCAGGCAGTTTCTGGCTCGACTTAAACATAAGTTTCAACTCAATATGGGGGCATACAATAATCAGGATCCGCGTGTGATTGAGCCTTACACCGGGGAAGAACTGTATCTGTTAAATACGATGGGTGGCATGCTGGATGTACTGGATGCCGAGATTAATGTTGAGGGGCTCTGGAATGATTACAATATGGTGATTGTTGCTGCAAATGCCTTTCAGACACCTTTGCACTTTATTGTGCCTCATCTTGCGCCTATTCAGAACGAGGCGCACGCTGCGGTTAATGTGATACAGGTGAACCCTGCCCAAGACAATCAGGTGATTGACGCCGTGCCCTATGAGGCTGTCATTTTCTACACCGGCGGAGCACACTGGGAAGCAGCTGAACCATCGGGTGAACGCGGTACTTCTTCGCTGGAAGGTACCTTTTCGGAAGAGTGTGCAGTCCATGGTCTGGCTGCTGTACTGGCTTTATTACAAGCGCATGGAATGAATCCTGTTAAGTAA
- a CDS encoding tetratricopeptide repeat protein: MLFSMSGWSSDFEKQADSSESGASVLEAGITLLKSPGRSGSAKAASLLQPLADEGNSRAQLWLGRAYRDGLGGMEKDTRKSFQYFQEAGGREGMNPEAQLELGRAYMKGEGTDRNLIAAYMWTALSADKQGSWTSDAIVQRDDLLNRLTPAQREKAGELVEQLRSIYLKQP, translated from the coding sequence ATGCTATTTTCAATGTCCGGCTGGAGTTCGGATTTTGAAAAACAGGCTGATTCTTCTGAGTCCGGGGCGTCCGTGCTCGAAGCCGGAATCACTCTTTTAAAGTCGCCGGGTCGATCCGGTTCAGCCAAAGCGGCATCCCTGTTGCAACCTCTTGCCGATGAGGGTAATTCCCGTGCACAGTTATGGCTCGGCAGGGCTTATCGCGATGGTCTGGGAGGTATGGAAAAAGATACCAGGAAATCTTTTCAGTACTTTCAGGAAGCCGGTGGACGCGAGGGGATGAATCCGGAAGCTCAGCTCGAACTCGGGCGGGCTTACATGAAGGGCGAGGGAACGGACAGAAATTTAATTGCTGCTTATATGTGGACAGCATTGAGTGCTGACAAACAGGGTAGCTGGACCAGTGATGCCATTGTACAACGAGATGATTTACTGAACCGGCTGACACCTGCCCAGCGAGAGAAAGCCGGGGAGCTGGTGGAGCAGCTGCGCTCAATTTACCTGAAACAACCCTGA